CGTCTGTACGAAACCGGGCAGGCCCAAAACCAGGATCGCCAGGCCGGTGACGAGGGAGAGGGCGCATGAAGCAGACCATCACCTGCGTCGAAGACCTGCGTGTGCTGGCGAAAAAGCGCGTGCCGCGCATGTTCTACGACTATGTGGACGTGGGCTCCTGGACCGAGAGCACCTACCGGGCCAATGCAGCGGACTTCCAGAGCATTCTGCTGCGCCAGCGCGTGGCGCTCGACCTGTCGCGGCGCTCGGTGCGCTCGACCATGGCGGGCCAGGACGTGGCGATGCCGGTGGCGATCGCGCCCACGGGCCTGACCGGCATGCAGCACGCCGATGGCGAGATCCTGGCCGCCCGCGCTGCCAAGGCCTTCGGCGTGCCGTTCACGCTGTCCACGGTCAGCATCTGTTCCATCGAGGATGTGGCCGAGGGAACGGGAGGCCATCCCTTCTGGTTCCAACTGTATGTGATGCGCGACCGCAAGTTCGTGCAGCGGCTGATACAGCGGGCCGAGGTCGCGCAGTGTTCGGCCCTGGTGGTGACGCTGGACCTGCAGATCAGCGGCCAGCGCCACAAGGACCTGAAGAACGGGCTTTCCGCGCCCCCGAAGCTCAGTTTGCTCAATCTGCTGAACATGGCCGGCAAGCCGCGCTGGTGCCTGGGCATGCTGGGCACCCGGCGGCACAGCTTCGGCAACATCATCGGCCACGTCGACGGCGTGGACAACATGACCTCAATGGCCGAATGGAGCTCGCAGCAGTACGACCCGGCGCTGAGCTGGGAGGACATCGCCTGGATCCGCCGCCTGTGGAAGGGAAAGCTGATCCTCAAGGGCATACAGGACGTGGAAGATGCGCGCCTGGCTGTGGCCAGCGGCGCCGACGCGCTCATCGTCTCAAACCATGGCGGGCGGCAACTGGACGGAGCACCTTCTTCCATCCGCGCACTGCCGGCGATTGCCGAGGCGGTGGGCCGGCACATCGAGGTCCACATGGACGGCGGCGTGCGCTCGGGCCAGGACGTGCTCAAGGCCATTGCCCTGGGCGCCAAGGGCGTCTACATCGGGCGGGCCATGCTCTACGGCCTGGGTGCCATGGGCGAGCAAGGCGTGGCCAGGACGCTGGAAATCATCCGCAAGGAGCTTGATCTGACGATGGCGTTCTGCGGAAAAACGGATATCAGGGAGGTGGACGCATCCATTCTGCTTTCCTCTTGAGAACGATTTTTCAAAATACTTAACCGGAGACACTCATGAACCATTCCCCCGTAAAAATCATGTCGGCGGCTCGCCGCAAGCAACTGCTTGCCGGCATCGGCCTGCTGGCGTTGGCCGCCGCGCCCACGTTTGCCCAGACAGCGGCATACCCGCAGCACCCGATAGAGCTGGTCGTGCCCTACCAGGCCGGTGGCGGCGCCGATGTAATGGCCAGGGCCTTCTCCAAGGCCGCTGCCAAGGTGATGCCCCAGGGCATCGTCGTCGTCAACAAGCCCGGTGCGGCTGGCGTGATCGGCTGGCAGGAAGTCATCCGCGCCAAGCCGGACGGCTACAAGCTGGCGCTGACCACGGTGGAGGTGACCTTTCTGCACTACCTGGGCCTGGCCAAGTTCGACCAGCATGCGCTGCGGCCCATTGCCAAGCTGAATGCGGACCCCGCCGTGGTCGTGGTGCGCAGCGATGCGCCATATTCCAGCATCGAAGACTTCCTGGCACTGGCGCGCAAACCCGATTCCAATGTGCAGATAGGCAACGCTGGCCAGGGTTCGATGTGGCACATGGCCTCGGCCGCACTGGCCGAGAAGGGCAAGGCCAGGTTCAACTACATTCCGTACCAGGGCGGATCGCCGGCACTGCTGGCGCTGCTGGGCGGACACATCGATGCCGTGATCGCGAGCGCCCCCGAGGTCATTCCCTATGTGAATGCGGGCAAACTCAAGGCACTGGGAGTCATGTCTGAAAAGCGGATCAAAGGGCTGGGGAACACGCCCACAATGCGTGAGCGGAACATGGATCTGGTGCTGGGAACCTGGCGCGGGCTGGCCGTTCCCAAGGACACACCAGAGTCCGTAGTCAACGCGTTGAGGGAGGCTGCGCAAAAATCCATGCGCGATCCAGAGCTGCGCCAGGTGATGGAAAAGCAGTTCTTCACCACCGATACCTATGAGGATGCACCCACATTTGCCGTAAGCATGGACAAGGAAAGCGCGGAGCTCAAAGTGGTTGCCAACGGTATCTCCCTGCGTCCTTGAGTACATGGAGGTTCACTCCGAAATGCAAGGTAGAAAAAGAGGGCGGATGAAATCTTGGACTATTGAGAGGTGGTTCATGTATTCCTACGAAGACCGAGTCCGGGCGGTGGCGCTTTTCATTAAGCTAGGCAAACGAGTCGCCGCAACAATTCGAGCGCCTATCCATCGAGTGCTTGCGAACTCGAGCGCTCGCTACGCTTCACAGCTTGCTGTTTGAATGTCGAGACCACAGGAGCTTGGTAGTGGGTACTGAGCTTCTTAGACTGGCTAGCACCGACTTGGTCGGAGGCCTCAGCAAAGCAGTTGTGTTCGCAGCCCTCGTGACACGACGACCCTGTGGCGACAGCTGCAGCCCCTGATCCTGGCCTCCGTGCCTTTTGATAGAGGCGGTACGTCAGCGATGACGCTGCCCTCAATGGCCTCCTGTTCGTGCTGCAAGCAGTTGTTCCATGGGAAGACCTTCCTCAATCCTTTAGATAGCGAAGCGGCATGACTTGCTGGCGGCGCTTGCTCGACTGGAACGCTGCTGGTGTCTGGCCGCAGTTGCATCAGTCCATGTTGACCCGCTTGCGTGAACACGAGCAGATTGATGGGTGCCGGGCCAGCATTGATGGCTCCTCGGTGCAAAGCCCCAGGGGTCAGGAAACGG
This region of Comamonas thiooxydans genomic DNA includes:
- a CDS encoding alpha-hydroxy acid oxidase codes for the protein MKQTITCVEDLRVLAKKRVPRMFYDYVDVGSWTESTYRANAADFQSILLRQRVALDLSRRSVRSTMAGQDVAMPVAIAPTGLTGMQHADGEILAARAAKAFGVPFTLSTVSICSIEDVAEGTGGHPFWFQLYVMRDRKFVQRLIQRAEVAQCSALVVTLDLQISGQRHKDLKNGLSAPPKLSLLNLLNMAGKPRWCLGMLGTRRHSFGNIIGHVDGVDNMTSMAEWSSQQYDPALSWEDIAWIRRLWKGKLILKGIQDVEDARLAVASGADALIVSNHGGRQLDGAPSSIRALPAIAEAVGRHIEVHMDGGVRSGQDVLKAIALGAKGVYIGRAMLYGLGAMGEQGVARTLEIIRKELDLTMAFCGKTDIREVDASILLSS
- a CDS encoding tripartite tricarboxylate transporter substrate binding protein, encoding MNHSPVKIMSAARRKQLLAGIGLLALAAAPTFAQTAAYPQHPIELVVPYQAGGGADVMARAFSKAAAKVMPQGIVVVNKPGAAGVIGWQEVIRAKPDGYKLALTTVEVTFLHYLGLAKFDQHALRPIAKLNADPAVVVVRSDAPYSSIEDFLALARKPDSNVQIGNAGQGSMWHMASAALAEKGKARFNYIPYQGGSPALLALLGGHIDAVIASAPEVIPYVNAGKLKALGVMSEKRIKGLGNTPTMRERNMDLVLGTWRGLAVPKDTPESVVNALREAAQKSMRDPELRQVMEKQFFTTDTYEDAPTFAVSMDKESAELKVVANGISLRP